One region of Drosophila teissieri strain GT53w chromosome 2L, Prin_Dtei_1.1, whole genome shotgun sequence genomic DNA includes:
- the LOC122613625 gene encoding uncharacterized protein C18B11.02c isoform X2 — protein sequence MVSTPPCSGKFTTAANGNPSLLCLRQVFSFRCFIRCFGFGGLRCCRVNAIVGQTTSPRDSEHLKIKVPEKRKTDDNDQIKELKKAKLETKALKAKRPGFTDERYQETSYYMENGLRKVYPYYFTFTTFTKGRWVGEKILDIFSREFRAHPAEEYERCIQTGTLTVNFEKVPIDYRLKHNDLLANIVHRHEVPVTCQPIKIVHMDEDIVVVNKPASIPVHPCGRYRHNTVVFILAKEFNLKNLRTIHRLDRLTSGLLLFGRSPKKARQMEQQIRNRQVEKEYICRVEGVFPDGIVECKEPIEVVSYKIGVCKVSSKGKDCTTTFQKLSQNGTTSVVLCKPLTGRMHQIRVHLQYLGYPILNDPLYNHEVFGPLKGRSGDIGGKSDEELIRDLINIHNAENWLGIDCDSDISMFKTTKDEADRESLSSEHTSVVHHSDDDGCVNSRETTPPCTEAQQSESSVKLIERTNAAKEYPLVAQKSSSDSCPAPLEAVEIPLSGGGCNVNKVTVDEHCYECKVHYRDPKSKDLIMYLHAWKYKGPGWEYETELPSWARNDWDQLDSA from the exons ACTACTTCTCCAAGGGACTCTGAGCATCTGAAAATCAAGGTTCCAGAGAAGCGGAAAACAGATGATAATGATCAAATAAAAGAACTAAAGAAA GCTAAGTTGGAGACAAAAGCATTGAAGGCTAAGAGGCCGGGATTCACGGATGAAAGATACCAGGAAACGTCCTACTATATGGAAAATG GTCTTCGCAAGGTATATCCGTACTACTTCACATTCACAACATTTACAAAGGGACGCTGGGTGGGCGAAAAGATATTGGATATATTCTCCCGGGAATTTCGGGCACATCCCGCCGAGGAATACGAACGTTGTATTCAAACTGGCACACTGACAGTCAACTTTGAGAAGGTACCCATTGACTACCGGCTGAAACATAACGATCTACTCGCAAATATTGTTCACAG ACACGAAGTTCCTGTGACTTGTcaaccaattaaaattgtgcaTATGGATGAGGACATTGTAGTTGTAAATAAGCCAGCATCGATACCT GTACATCCCTGTGGACGTTATAGGCACAACACCGTAGTCTTCATACTGGCCAAGGAGTTCAATCTCAAGAACCTACGCACAATTCACCGACTTGATCGCTTGACATCGGGACTTCTACTCTTCGGACGCAGTCCAAAGAAGGCGCGCCAAATGGAGCAGCAGATTCGCAACCGCCAGGTGGAGAAGGAGTACATCTGCCGCGTGGAAGGCGTCTTTCCAGA TGGCATCGTGGAGTGCAAGGAGCCCATCGAAGTGGTTAGCTACAAGATTGGCGTGTGCAAAGTGTCGTCAAAGGGCAAGGATTGCACCACCACTTTCCAGAAGCTTTCCCAAAACGGCACCACCAGTGTGGTGCTCTGCAAACCACTCACTGGCCGCATGCATCAGATAAGAGTGCACTTGCAGTACCTAG GTTATCCCATTCTGAATGATCCACTGTACAATCACGAAGTCTTTGGTCCGCTAAAGGGACGATCCGGCGACATCGGTGGAAAGTCAGACGAGGAGCTTATACGAGATCTCATAAACATACACAACGCGGAGAACTGGCTGGGCATCGATTGTGACTCGGATATATCCATGTTCAAGACCACCAAGGACGAGGCCGATCGGGAAAGTCTCAGCAGTGAGCACACTTCCG TCGTTCATCACAGCGATGATGATGGGTGCGTCAATTCCCGGGAAACCACACCACCTTGCACTGAGGCCCAGCAGTCCGAGAGTAGTGTGAAACTAATAGAACGCACCAATGCAGCCAAGGAGTATCCACTGGTGGCACAGAAGTCTTCCTCGGACAGCTGCCCAGCTCCACTGGAGGCAGTGGAGATTCCATTGAGCGGAGGTGGCTGCAATGTGAACAAGGTCACAGTGGATGAGCATTGCTACGAGTGCAAAGTGCACTATCGTGATCCGAAGTCAAAGGATCTTATTATGTATCTGCACGCATGGAAGTACAAG GGCCCTGGATGGGAGTACGAAACGGAGCTACCGAGTTGGGCCCGCAACGATTGGGACCAGTTAGACTCGGCATGA
- the LOC122613267 gene encoding lysosomal alpha-mannosidase isoform X2, with the protein MSAKTSVWLAFFCVLGCLIHDADLRSIQQKASQCGYESCHATKPNMLNVHLVAHTHDDVGWLKTVDQYYYGSETSIQKAGVQYIIDSVVEALLRDPEKRFIYVESAFFFKWWKEQKPKVQDAVKMLVEQGRLEFIGGAWSMNDEATTHYQSVIDQFSWGLRLLNDTFGECGRPRVGWQIDPFGHSREMASMFAQMGFDGMFFGRLDYQDKDERLMTKNAEMIWHGSANLGEEADLFSGALYNNYQAPDGFCFDILCNDAPIIDGKHSPDNNVKERIDTFLDFAKTQSQYYRTNNIIVTMGGDFTYQAAHVYYKNLDKLIRYANERQANGSNINLLYSTPSCYLKSLHDAGITWPTKSDDFFPYASDPHAYWTGYFTSRPTLKRFERDGNHFLQICKQLSALAPQKPEEFDPHLTFMRETLGIMQHHDAITGTEKEKVALDYAKRMSVAFRACGATTRNVLNQLTVQSKENVKDTTAKYVFEFKTCALLNITSCPVSEVNDRFALTLYNPLAHTVNEYVRIPVPQSNYRIIDNKGVTLESQAVPIPQVLIDIKHRNSTAKYEIVFLATNIPPLGYRTYYVEKLDSTEGSTVSKALPKATSSVTVIGNSHIQLGFDTNGFLAEVTADGLTRLVSQEFLFYEGAVGNNAEFLNRSSGAYIFRPNEDKLHFATDQVQIEVYKGDLVHEVHQKFNDWISQVVRVYNKDSFAEFEWLVGPIPIDDGIGKEVITRFNSDIASDGIFRTDSNGREMIKRKINHRDTWSVKINEAVAGNYYPITTKIDLEDDTARMAILTDRAQGGSSLKDGSLELMVHRRLLKDDAFGVGEALNETEFGDGLIARGKHHLFFGKSTDREGVSLKGIERLTQLEKLLPTWKFFSNMEAYSADEWQTAFTNIFSGISLVLPKPVHLLTLEPWHENQLLVRFEHILENGEDASYSQPVQFNVKNVLSAFEVEGIRETTLDGNAWLDESRRLQFAPDPEEAAVNTYATFSQSAESVHLLSAEKPMLAVKYADEALPAGQLGAESNRIRRETDSQQDKKDEGRSSKATEGPYNSFKADSSNQEYIIELSPMEIRTFIVYLTPT; encoded by the exons ATGTCTGCGAAGACGTCGGTGTGGCTGGCATTCTTTTGCGTCCTCGGTTGCCTAATTCACGATGCCGATTTGCGGAGTATTCAACAAAAGGCATCCCAGTGCGGTTATGAG AGCTGCCATGCTACGAAACCCAACATGCTGAACGTGCACCTGGTGGCCCACACCCACGACGACGTGGGATGGCTGAAGACCGTGGACCAGTACTACTATGGCAGCGAGACCAGCATCCAAAAGGCCGGAGTCCAGTACATAATCGATTCGGTGGTGGAGGCTCTGCTCCGGGATCCCGAGAAGCGATTCATCTATGTGGAGTCTGCCTTCTTCTTCAAGTGGTGGAAGGAGCAGAAGCCCAAGGTGCAGGATGCAGTGAAGATGTTGGTGGAGCAAGGAAGACTCGAGTTCATTGGCGGCGCCTGGAGCATGAATGACGAGGCCACCACCCATTACCAGAGTGTGATTGATCAGTTCTCCTGGGGATTGAG ACTTTTGAATGACACCTTTGGAGAGTGCGGACGTCCGCGGGTGGGATGGCAAATAGATCCCTTTGGTCACTCCAGGGAAATGGCATCCATGTTCGCGCAAATGGGCTTCGATGGAATGTTCTTCGGCCGACTGGACTACCAGGACAAGGACGAGCGCCTGATGACCAAGAATGCGGAGATGATTTGGCATGGATCTGCCAATTTGG GAGAGGAAGCGGATCTGTTCAGTGGCGCCCTCTACAACAACTACCAGGCACCAGATGGCTTCTGCTTCGATATCCTTTGCAACGATGCCCCCATCATTGATGGCAAACACAGTCCCGATAATAATGTTAAAGAGCGC ATCGATACGTTTTTGGATTTCGCCAAGACCCAATCGCAATACTACCGCACCAACAATATCATTGTCACAATGGGCGGTGATTTCACATACCAGGCTGCCCATGTCTACTATAAGAACCTCGACAAGTTGATACG ATATGCCAATGAACGCCAGGCAAATGGTTCGAACATAAACCTTCTGTACTCCACTCCGTCGTGCTATCTGAAATCGCTTCACGATGCCGGCATCACTTGGCCCACCAAGAGCGATGACTTCTTCCCCTATGCCTCCGATCCACACGCCTACTGGACGGGTTACTTCACATCGCGACCCACTTTGAAGCGCTTCGAACGGGATGGCAATCACTTCCTGCAGATTTGCAAGCAGTTGAGTGCCCTGGCGCCCCAGAAACCCGAAGAGTTCGATCCCCACTTGACTTTCATGAGGGAAACGCTCGGAATAATGCAGCACCACGATGCCATAACTGGAACCGAGAAGGAGAAGGTGGCTCTGGACTATGCCAAGCGAATGAGTGTTGCCTTCCGCGCCTGTGGAGCTACCACACGGAATGTCCTGAATCAACTGACGGTCCAATCGAAGGAAAATGTCAAGGATACAACGGCCAAATATGTTTTCGAGTTCAAGACCTGTGCCCTACTGAACATCACCTCATGTCCCGTGTCCGAGGTGAACGATAGATTTGCCCTAACTCTGTACAATCCGCTGGCTCACACGGTCAATGAGTATGTGAGGATTCCAGTGCCACAGTCCAACTACAGGATCATCGATAACAAGG GTGTTACTTTGGAGAGCCAAGCAGTTCCGATTCCCCAAGTGCTGATCGACATTAAGCACAGGAATTCCACAGCCAAGTACGAAATCGTTTTCCTAGCTACCAATATTCCGCCCTTGGGATACCGCACATACTACGTTGAGAAACTGGATAGTACTGAGGGTAGCACTGTATCCAAGGCTTTGCCGAAGGCAACTTCCAGCGTTACAGTGATTGGAAATAGT CACATTCAACTTGGGTTCGACACGAATGGTTTCCTTGCGGAAGTCACAGCTGATGGCCTAACCCGATTGGTTAGCCAGGAGTTCCTGTTCTACGAGGGTGCTGTTGGAAACAATGCAGAGTTCCTGAATCGATCATCCGGTGCCTACATCTTCCGACCCAACGAAGACAAGCTTCACTTTGCCACCGACCAAGTCCAAATCGAAGTGTACAAGGGCGATCTGGTGCATGAGGTGCATCAGAAGTTCAACGACTGGATTAGCCAGGTGGTGCGTGTGTACAACAAGGATTCATTCGCCGAGTTTGAGTGGCTGGTGGGACCCATTCCCATCGATGATGGCATTGGCAAGGAGGTGATTACTCGCTTCAACTCGGATATCGCGTCGGACGGCATTTTCCGCACCGATTCAAATG GTCGCGAGATGATCAAGAGGAAAATCAACCATCGCGACACGTGGAGTGTGAAGATCAACGAAGCAGTGGCCGGCAATTACTATCCCATTACGACTAAAATAGATCTGGAGGACGACACAGCCCGCATGGCCATCCTTACGGACAGAGCCCAGGGCGGCAGCTCCTTGAAGGACGGATCCTTGGAACTGATGGTGCACCGTCGTCTGCTGAAGGACGATGCCTTTGGCGTGGGCGAGGCCTTGAACGAGACCGAGTTTGGCGATGGACTGATTGCTCGAGGCAAACACCATCTGTTCTTCGGCAAGTCCACGGACCGGGAAGGTGTTTCCCTCAAGGGAATCGAACGGCTTACCCAGCTGGAGAAACTGCTGCCCACATGGAAGTTCTTCAGCAACATGGAGGCTTACAGCGCCGACGAATGGCAGACAGCCTTTACCAATATC TTTAGCGGCATTTCATTGGTGTTGCCAAAACCCGTGCATCTTCTTACCTTGGAGCCCTGGCACGAGAACCAACTCCTGGTGCGCTTCGAGCACATCCTGGAGAACGGCGAGGATGCATCCTACTCCCAGCCCGTGCAGTTCAATGTGAAGAACGTGCTGAGTGCCTTCGAGGTGGAGGGCATCCGCGAAACCACTTTGGATGGCAATGCCTGGCTGGACGAAAGTCGACGACTCCAGTTTGCGCCGGATCCTGAAGAAGCCGCCGTTAACACATATGCCACATTTTCGCAATCCGCCGAGTCCGTTCACCTGCTAAGTGCCGAGAAACCCATGTTGGCTGTTAAGTACGCAGATGAAGCCCTGCCAGCTGGACAACTGGGTGCCGAGAGTAACCGCATTAGGCGCGAAACCGACTCGCAACAGGACAAAAAGGACGAGGGACGCAGCTCCAAGGCGACTGAGGGTCCTTACAACTCCTTCAAGGCAGATAGCAGCAATCAGGAATATATTATCGAACTGAGCCCCATGGAAATCAGAACATTCATTGTATACCTAACACCAACGTAA
- the LOC122613267 gene encoding lysosomal alpha-mannosidase isoform X1 translates to MSAKTSVWLAFFCVLGCLIHDADLRSIQQKASQCGYESCHATKPNMLNVHLVAHTHDDVGWLKTVDQYYYGSETSIQKAGVQYIIDSVVEALLRDPEKRFIYVESAFFFKWWKEQKPKVQDAVKMLVEQGRLEFIGGAWSMNDEATTHYQSVIDQFSWGLRLLNDTFGECGRPRVGWQIDPFGHSREMASMFAQMGFDGMFFGRLDYQDKDERLMTKNAEMIWHGSANLGEEADLFSGALYNNYQAPDGFCFDILCNDAPIIDGKHSPDNNVKERVDTFLAYVTKMAEHYRTPNVILTMGEDFHYQNADMWYKNLDKLIKYANERQANGSNINLLYSTPSCYLKSLHDAGITWPTKSDDFFPYASDPHAYWTGYFTSRPTLKRFERDGNHFLQICKQLSALAPQKPEEFDPHLTFMRETLGIMQHHDAITGTEKEKVALDYAKRMSVAFRACGATTRNVLNQLTVQSKENVKDTTAKYVFEFKTCALLNITSCPVSEVNDRFALTLYNPLAHTVNEYVRIPVPQSNYRIIDNKGVTLESQAVPIPQVLIDIKHRNSTAKYEIVFLATNIPPLGYRTYYVEKLDSTEGSTVSKALPKATSSVTVIGNSHIQLGFDTNGFLAEVTADGLTRLVSQEFLFYEGAVGNNAEFLNRSSGAYIFRPNEDKLHFATDQVQIEVYKGDLVHEVHQKFNDWISQVVRVYNKDSFAEFEWLVGPIPIDDGIGKEVITRFNSDIASDGIFRTDSNGREMIKRKINHRDTWSVKINEAVAGNYYPITTKIDLEDDTARMAILTDRAQGGSSLKDGSLELMVHRRLLKDDAFGVGEALNETEFGDGLIARGKHHLFFGKSTDREGVSLKGIERLTQLEKLLPTWKFFSNMEAYSADEWQTAFTNIFSGISLVLPKPVHLLTLEPWHENQLLVRFEHILENGEDASYSQPVQFNVKNVLSAFEVEGIRETTLDGNAWLDESRRLQFAPDPEEAAVNTYATFSQSAESVHLLSAEKPMLAVKYADEALPAGQLGAESNRIRRETDSQQDKKDEGRSSKATEGPYNSFKADSSNQEYIIELSPMEIRTFIVYLTPT, encoded by the exons ATGTCTGCGAAGACGTCGGTGTGGCTGGCATTCTTTTGCGTCCTCGGTTGCCTAATTCACGATGCCGATTTGCGGAGTATTCAACAAAAGGCATCCCAGTGCGGTTATGAG AGCTGCCATGCTACGAAACCCAACATGCTGAACGTGCACCTGGTGGCCCACACCCACGACGACGTGGGATGGCTGAAGACCGTGGACCAGTACTACTATGGCAGCGAGACCAGCATCCAAAAGGCCGGAGTCCAGTACATAATCGATTCGGTGGTGGAGGCTCTGCTCCGGGATCCCGAGAAGCGATTCATCTATGTGGAGTCTGCCTTCTTCTTCAAGTGGTGGAAGGAGCAGAAGCCCAAGGTGCAGGATGCAGTGAAGATGTTGGTGGAGCAAGGAAGACTCGAGTTCATTGGCGGCGCCTGGAGCATGAATGACGAGGCCACCACCCATTACCAGAGTGTGATTGATCAGTTCTCCTGGGGATTGAG ACTTTTGAATGACACCTTTGGAGAGTGCGGACGTCCGCGGGTGGGATGGCAAATAGATCCCTTTGGTCACTCCAGGGAAATGGCATCCATGTTCGCGCAAATGGGCTTCGATGGAATGTTCTTCGGCCGACTGGACTACCAGGACAAGGACGAGCGCCTGATGACCAAGAATGCGGAGATGATTTGGCATGGATCTGCCAATTTGG GAGAGGAAGCGGATCTGTTCAGTGGCGCCCTCTACAACAACTACCAGGCACCAGATGGCTTCTGCTTCGATATCCTTTGCAACGATGCCCCCATCATTGATGGCAAACACAGTCCCGATAATAATGTTAAAGAGCGC GTGGACACTTTCCTGGCGTATGTTACGAAAATGGCCGAACACTATCGCACTCCCAACGTGATTCTGACCATGGGTGAGGATTTCCACTACCAGAACGCCGATATGTGGTACAAGAACCTGGACAAGCTGATTAA ATATGCCAATGAACGCCAGGCAAATGGTTCGAACATAAACCTTCTGTACTCCACTCCGTCGTGCTATCTGAAATCGCTTCACGATGCCGGCATCACTTGGCCCACCAAGAGCGATGACTTCTTCCCCTATGCCTCCGATCCACACGCCTACTGGACGGGTTACTTCACATCGCGACCCACTTTGAAGCGCTTCGAACGGGATGGCAATCACTTCCTGCAGATTTGCAAGCAGTTGAGTGCCCTGGCGCCCCAGAAACCCGAAGAGTTCGATCCCCACTTGACTTTCATGAGGGAAACGCTCGGAATAATGCAGCACCACGATGCCATAACTGGAACCGAGAAGGAGAAGGTGGCTCTGGACTATGCCAAGCGAATGAGTGTTGCCTTCCGCGCCTGTGGAGCTACCACACGGAATGTCCTGAATCAACTGACGGTCCAATCGAAGGAAAATGTCAAGGATACAACGGCCAAATATGTTTTCGAGTTCAAGACCTGTGCCCTACTGAACATCACCTCATGTCCCGTGTCCGAGGTGAACGATAGATTTGCCCTAACTCTGTACAATCCGCTGGCTCACACGGTCAATGAGTATGTGAGGATTCCAGTGCCACAGTCCAACTACAGGATCATCGATAACAAGG GTGTTACTTTGGAGAGCCAAGCAGTTCCGATTCCCCAAGTGCTGATCGACATTAAGCACAGGAATTCCACAGCCAAGTACGAAATCGTTTTCCTAGCTACCAATATTCCGCCCTTGGGATACCGCACATACTACGTTGAGAAACTGGATAGTACTGAGGGTAGCACTGTATCCAAGGCTTTGCCGAAGGCAACTTCCAGCGTTACAGTGATTGGAAATAGT CACATTCAACTTGGGTTCGACACGAATGGTTTCCTTGCGGAAGTCACAGCTGATGGCCTAACCCGATTGGTTAGCCAGGAGTTCCTGTTCTACGAGGGTGCTGTTGGAAACAATGCAGAGTTCCTGAATCGATCATCCGGTGCCTACATCTTCCGACCCAACGAAGACAAGCTTCACTTTGCCACCGACCAAGTCCAAATCGAAGTGTACAAGGGCGATCTGGTGCATGAGGTGCATCAGAAGTTCAACGACTGGATTAGCCAGGTGGTGCGTGTGTACAACAAGGATTCATTCGCCGAGTTTGAGTGGCTGGTGGGACCCATTCCCATCGATGATGGCATTGGCAAGGAGGTGATTACTCGCTTCAACTCGGATATCGCGTCGGACGGCATTTTCCGCACCGATTCAAATG GTCGCGAGATGATCAAGAGGAAAATCAACCATCGCGACACGTGGAGTGTGAAGATCAACGAAGCAGTGGCCGGCAATTACTATCCCATTACGACTAAAATAGATCTGGAGGACGACACAGCCCGCATGGCCATCCTTACGGACAGAGCCCAGGGCGGCAGCTCCTTGAAGGACGGATCCTTGGAACTGATGGTGCACCGTCGTCTGCTGAAGGACGATGCCTTTGGCGTGGGCGAGGCCTTGAACGAGACCGAGTTTGGCGATGGACTGATTGCTCGAGGCAAACACCATCTGTTCTTCGGCAAGTCCACGGACCGGGAAGGTGTTTCCCTCAAGGGAATCGAACGGCTTACCCAGCTGGAGAAACTGCTGCCCACATGGAAGTTCTTCAGCAACATGGAGGCTTACAGCGCCGACGAATGGCAGACAGCCTTTACCAATATC TTTAGCGGCATTTCATTGGTGTTGCCAAAACCCGTGCATCTTCTTACCTTGGAGCCCTGGCACGAGAACCAACTCCTGGTGCGCTTCGAGCACATCCTGGAGAACGGCGAGGATGCATCCTACTCCCAGCCCGTGCAGTTCAATGTGAAGAACGTGCTGAGTGCCTTCGAGGTGGAGGGCATCCGCGAAACCACTTTGGATGGCAATGCCTGGCTGGACGAAAGTCGACGACTCCAGTTTGCGCCGGATCCTGAAGAAGCCGCCGTTAACACATATGCCACATTTTCGCAATCCGCCGAGTCCGTTCACCTGCTAAGTGCCGAGAAACCCATGTTGGCTGTTAAGTACGCAGATGAAGCCCTGCCAGCTGGACAACTGGGTGCCGAGAGTAACCGCATTAGGCGCGAAACCGACTCGCAACAGGACAAAAAGGACGAGGGACGCAGCTCCAAGGCGACTGAGGGTCCTTACAACTCCTTCAAGGCAGATAGCAGCAATCAGGAATATATTATCGAACTGAGCCCCATGGAAATCAGAACATTCATTGTATACCTAACACCAACGTAA
- the LOC122615284 gene encoding lysosomal alpha-mannosidase, with amino-acid sequence MEYFSGSLAFITLFLLNTAICETTCGFAACPAPKLNMINVHLVPHSHDDVGWLKTVDQYYYGSQNKIQHAGVQYILDTVVEELLKDSKRRFIQVETFFFAKWFSEQTQTVQRAVKKLVAEGRLEFAGGAWSMNDEATVHYQSVIDQFNLGLRYLKDNFGDCGRPTVGWQIDPFGHSREMASVFAQMAFNGEFFARMDYVDKKQRMLDLEMEMIWQSSESLKSSNIFTGMLYNHYAAPPGFCFDINCEDAPIIDGESYDNNVDARVSDFIDYVKNMSKSYRSTHIMVPMGDDFQYEDAAVNFKNMDKLIKYVNDRQSAGSQVNVFYSTPSCYLYELHQLMQTWPNKTEDFFPYASDSHSYWTGYFTSRPTQKRFHRDGNHFFQTVKQLSVLANLSGTQHSEDLDNLSQAMGIMQHHDAVTGTEKQAVASDYDRMLYKAIVGAENSARDALRSLTNLSSGEFSSCLELNISVCAYTQNTANNVLVTLVNPLAHTSTQYVRVPAKNENYLVTDEKGREVFSEVVPVPWQVLALEHRPNDTQHELVFKASVDKITNFLIRVLPSPKNTAEDQVYFPVEQVQEKSQELTVETSLVRLTFDTTTGGLKAVEMNGLTENIEQCFGIYKGYRGNNGESSNRSSGAYVFRPHGDIEILNNKVQLSFYNGTRVKEVHQHVNEWISQVIRIYEDVSRVEFEWLVGPIPTDDEIGKEIITRFSSNISSKGKFYTDSNGREMLKRERNQREHFDPDMSEAISGNYYPVTGQISLQDDEKRITLLNDRAQGGSSLQDGQLELMLHRRLLNDDAFGVGEALNETQYGTGLIARGKISLILEAASGKPNQRLLQHQLDQHFWKFFSKSNGVVSVNRHLIPDFYDFPKSVELLSLEPYSKDQVLMRVENFNTEGNVVSFNIYPLFESLGGDQIWETTLDGNMLLEDVKRFKFTQDGSGTIPSSVEYYYAPHTPLLANSTMNASAFVVTLVPMQIRTFIIQQK; translated from the exons ATGGAATACTTCAGTGGCTCCCTCGCTTTTATCACTCTGTTCCTACTGAACACAGCGATATGCGAGACGACCTGTGGATTTGCG GCATGTCCCGCACCCAAACTAAACATGATCAATGTGCACTTGGTGCCCCATTCACACGACGACGTGGGATGGCTGAAGACAGTGGATCAGTATTACTATGGAAGCCAGAATAAGATTCAGCACGCTGGAGTGCAATACATACTGGACACCGtggtggaggagctgctgaAGGACTCGAAGAGGCGCTTCATCCAGGTGGAAACGTTTTTCTTCGCCAAATGGTTTTCGGAGCAAACCCAAACTGTCCAAAGGGCAGTGAAAAAGTTGGTGGCCGAAGGACGCTTGGAATTCGCCGGAGGAGCTTGGAGTATGAACGATGAGGCCACCGTTCACTACCAAAGTGTTATTGATCAGTTTAACCTGGGCTTAAG ATATCTTAAGGATAACTTTGGCGATTGTGGACGTCCCACAGTTGGTTGGCAGATCGATCCATTTGGTCACTCCCGGGAAATGGCTTCCGTATTCGCACAAATGGCATTCAATGGTGAATTTTTCGCTCGCATGGATTACGTGGACAAGAAGCAACGTATGCTGGATCTGGAAATGGAGATGATTTGGCAGTCGAGCGAGTCTTTAAAGAGTTCGAATATCTTCACCGGGATGCTCTACAATCACTATGCGGCTCCTCCGGGATTCTGTTTTGATATCAATTGCGAGGATGCTCCAATCATCGATGGCGAGAGCTATGATAACAACGTGGATGCCAGAGTCAGTGACTTTATAGACTATGTGAAGAACATGTCCAAGTCCTATCGATCCACTCACATCATGGTGCCCATGGGAGATGATTTCCAGTACGAAGATGCGGCAGTTAATTTCAAGAATATGGACAAGCTTATTAA GTACGTCAACGATCGCCAATCGGCGGGCTCCCAAGTCAATGTGTTTTACTCCACACCCTCCTGTTATCTCTACGAACTGCATCAGTTGATGCAAACCTGGCCAAACAAAACGGAGGACTTCTTTCCGTACGCCAGCGACTCGCACTCCTACTGGACCGGATACTTCACCTCACGACCCACCCAAAAGCGTTTTCACCGCGATGGCAACCACTTCTTCCAAACCGTCAAGCAACTGAGTGTGCTGGCCAACTTGAGTGGCACCCAGCACTCCGAGGACCTGGATAATCTCAGCCAGGCCATGGGCATCATGCAGCATCATGATGCTGTTACGGGTACCGAGAAACAGGCGGTGGCCAGCGACTACGATCGCATGTTGTACAAGGCCATCGTGGGGGCCGAGAACAGTGCCCGGGATGCCCTACGATCGCTGACCAATCTGAGCTCCGGGGAGTTCAGCAGTTGCCTGGAACTGAACATAAGTGTGTGTGCCTACACCCAGAACACCGCTAACAATGTGCTTGTGACCCTAGTTAATCCATTGGCTCACACCTCAACGCAGTATGTGCGTGTGCCGGCTAAGAACGAGAACTACTTAGTCACCGATGAGAAAG GTCGTGAAGTGTTTTCCGAAGTGGTGCCCGTGCCTTGGCAAGTTTTGGCCCTGGAGCATCGACCAAATGACACCCAGCACGAGTTGGTTTTCAAAGCCAGCGTTGATAAAATAACCAACTTTTTGATTCGCGTACTACCCTCACCGAAAAATACTGCAGAAGATCAAGTTTATTTCCCCGTAGAGCAAGTCCAGGAGAAGTCGCAGGAGTTAACCGTAGAGACTTCG CTGGTTAGACTGACTTTTGATACCACAACGGGTGGCCTGAAAGCTGTGGAAATGAACGGACTGACAGAAAACATTGAGCAGTGTTTTGGGATATACAAGGGCTATCGCGGCAACAATGGCGAATCGAGCAACCGATCATCCGGCGCCTATGTCTTCCGTCCGCATGGCGACATTGAAATACTGAACAACAAGGTGCAGCTGTCGTTCTATAATGGCACCAGGGTCAAGGAAGTCCATCAGCATGTGAACGAATGGATTTCCCAGGTAATCCGGATCTATGAGGACGTGAGTCGCGTAGAATTCGAATGGCTAGTCGGACCGATACCCACGGATGATGAGATTGGCAAGGAGATAATCACACGGTTCTCGAGCAATATATCGTCGAAGGGCAAGTTCTACACCGACTCAAATGGTCGGGAAATGCTGAAACGCGAGAGAAACCAGCGGGAGCACTTCGATCCGGATATGTCGGAGGCCATAAGTGGTAACTATTACCCAGTGACTGGTCAAATTTCCCTGCAAGATGACGAGAAACGAATCACCCTGCTGAATGACAGGGCCCAGGGAGGATCCAGCCTGCAGGATGGCCAATTGGAGCTGATGCTCCATCGTCGCCTCCTGAACGATGACGCATTTGGCGTGGGCGAAGCCCTGAATGAGACACAATATGGCACTGGTTTGATTGCAAGGGGCAAGATCTCCCTAATCCTGGAAGCTGCTTCTGGGAAACCAAATCAGAGATTGCTGCAACACCAGTTGGACCAGCACTTTTGGAAGTTCTTCAGCAAGTCGAATGGCGTCGTCTCTGTAAACCGTCACTTGATTCCCGATTTCTACGATTTTCCCAAGTCCGTCGAATTGCTGTCCTTGGAACCTTACTCCAAGGACCAAGTACTAATGCGAGTGGAGAACTTCAACACGGAAGGAAACGTAGTTAGCTTCAATATTTACCCGCTCTTCGAGTCGCTGGGTGGAGATCAGATTTGGGAAACCACTCTGGATGGCAATATGCTGTTGGAGGACGTGAAGAGATTCAAATTTACCCAAGATGGCTCCGGTACTATTCCTTCCTCCGTTGAGTACTATTATGCTCCTCACACTCCCTTGCTGGCCAATTCAACGATGAACGCCTCCGCCTTCGTAGTCACACTGGTTCCCATGCAGATTCGCACATTTATAATCCAGCAAAAATAG